A stretch of DNA from Bacillota bacterium:
CCTGAAGCGCAAGTACGGCGAACTTTATGGCATCTAGTACTGCCCCGCCAGCAAAAGGGACGGCCGGCAGTCCCTCGCTCGCCCGGGCCGCAATGCCGTCTAGGGAACCGGGCTTGCCAGGAGCCGGCGGTATACCTCGAAGTCGGGGCGGCTGAAGAGCACGAAGCGTACCTCGCGCAGGCTCAGGCCGCCCCGGATGGTGCGCTCCCGGATGAAGTGCACCACCGCCTCGACCGCCACGGGAGCCGCCTCCTCGATGGGATAGCCGTAGGCACCCGTGCTGATGGACGGGAAGGCGACCGTGGCCAACCCCTTTTCCGCAGCCAGAGCGAGCGAGTTGCGGTACGCGGAAGCGAGCAGCTCCG
This window harbors:
- a CDS encoding O-acetyl-ADP-ribose deacetylase, translated to VNAANSSLMGGGGVDGAIHRAGGPRILEECKAIVARQGSLPTGKAVITTGGRLTARYVIHTVGPVWRGGRYGEPELLASAYRNSLALAAEKGLATVAFPSISTGAYGYPIEEAAPVAVEAVVHFIRERTIRGGLSLREVRFVLFSRPDFEVYRRLLASPVP